The sequence CCGCCTGCGGCTTCATCCGGGCTACGCGTGGATTGACGCGTTCAGGCCATCTCGACGGCCATCGCCGTGGCTTCGCCGCCGCCGATGCACAGGCTGGCCACGCCGCGCTTGAGGCCGCGGGCGCGCAACGCACCGAGCAGGGTGACGATGATGCGGGCGCCGGACGCGCCGATCGGGTGACCGAGGGCGCAGGCGCCGCCATTCACGTTGACCTTGGCGTGGTCCAGATCGAGCTCTTTCATGGCGGCCATGGTGACCACGGCGAAGGCTTCGTTGATTTCCCACAGATCCACGTCACCGACGCCCCAGCCCACCTTGCCCAGCAGCTTCTGCATGGCACCGACCGGGGCGGTGGTGAACCAGCGCGGCTCTTGCGCATGGGTGGCATGACCCATGATGGTGGCGATCGGCTTGAGGCAAAGCGATTCGGCGGTGGAGCGGCGCATCAGGGTGAGCGCGGCGGCACCGTCCGAAATCGACGAGGAGTTGGCGGCGGTGACCGTGCCGTCCTTGGCAAAGGCCGGCTTGAGCGTGCCGATCTTGTCGAGCTTGGCCTTGAGCGGCTGCTCGTCCTTGTCGACCACCACCTCGCCGCCACGGCCGGAGACGGTCACCGGGGTCACTTCCCAGTCAAAGCCGGTGCCGTTGATGGCGTCCTGCGCGCGGGTGGTGGAGGTGATGGCGAACTCGTCCTGCGCCTGGCGCGAGAAGCTGTAGTGGCCGGCGCAGTCTTCGGCGAAGGTGCCCATCAGGCGGCCGTTGGTTTCCTTGCTGTAGCGGTCTTCGAGGCCGTCGAAGAACATGTGGTCGATCATCTGGCCGTGGCCAAGGCGATAGCCGCCGCGGGCCTTGGGCAGCAGGTAGGGGGCGTTGCTCATCGACTCCATGCCACCGGCGACGATCACCTGGTTGCTGCCGGCGAGGAGCATGTCGTGGGCCAGCATGGTGGCCTTCATGCCCGACCCGCACACCTTGCTGACCGTGGCGCAACCGGTGCTCAGCGGCAGGCCGGCGCCCAGCGCGGCCTGGCGCGCCGGTGCCTGGCCGAGACCGGCCGGCAGCACGCAGCCGAGAATGACCTCTTCGACCTGTTCCGGCTTGAGCCCGGCGCGCTCGACCGCGGCGGCAATGGCGGCGGCGCCCAGTTGCGGCGCGCTCAGGCTGGACAGCTCGCCCTGAAAGCCGCCCATGGGCGTACGGGCAGCGGAGACGATAACGACGGGATCATTCATGGGGGACTCCTGATTCTCTCTGTGAGTAGGCGCGCCGCTCAGCGCAGCGCTTCGAGTGCGGCGGCATAGCGCGGCACCAGGTCTTGCGGGCGACTGACGGTCAGCCCGAGATCGTTCATGAGGCCGTCCTTGAGGCCGTACACCCAGCCATGGACGGTCAGTTTCTGGCCGCGCGCCCAGGCATCCTGGACCACCACGGTCTGGCATACATTGATGACCTGCTCGACCACGTTGAGCTCGCACAGGCGGTCGTGGCGCATCTCGGGCGGCAACTCGCCGACCATCGACATGTGCTTGGTGTGCACATCCTGGACATGGCGCAGCCACAGGTCGACCAGGCCGACGCGGTCGCGGTTGAGCGCCGCGCGCACGCCACCGCAGCCATAGTGGCCAACCACCATGATGTGCTTGACCTTGAGCACATCGACGGCGAACTGGATCACCGACAGGCAGTTCAGGTCGGTATGCACCACCACGTTGGCCACGTTGCGATGCACGAAGACCTCGCCCGGCAGCAGGCCGACGATCTGGTTGGCCGGCACGCGCGAATCGGCACAGCCGATCCACAGGTATTCGGGCGACTGCAGATGGGCGAGCTTTTCGAAGAACTGCGGATCGACCTCGCCCATCTGGCGCGCCCAGGCGCGGTTGTAGTCGAAGAGGTGGAAGAGGTTCTCGTTCTTGATCTCATCTTCTGACCAGCTCGACAGGTCGAGCGACAGGAAGATGGTGCCTTCGATCGGCGTCGGGTAGTAGGCCGGCGCCTCGGTAAAGCCCAGCTCGCGGTAGAGCTTCACGGCGATGCGCATGGCCGGCAGGGTGTCGAGCATGATGCGCTTGTAGCCCAGCTCCTGCGCCGTGCGGATGGCCGCCAGCGCCAGGTCGCGGCCGACACCCTGGCCACGCATCGACGGCTCGACATACAGCCGCTTCATTTCGCACACGCCGTCGGAGAACTTGCGGATCCCCACGCAGCCCGCCGGCTGGCCGTCCACCTCGGCCAGGAACAAGCGCCCATCGGGCGCCGAATAGGCCCCCGGCAGCGAGGCCATTTCGGCGTCGAAATTCTGGAAGCACAGGTCCACGCCCAGCCAGGCCGCGTAGTTGCGGAAGAACTGGCGCACATGCTCCAGTTCGGCGGTGTGGGTGGTATCGAGAACGCGAAGTGTGGTTGCCATGAAGATGCTCATACAGGATTGAAGACAATCCGGAACGATACCGGAGGGCGGGTGTGTGCGCGCGAACGTTCGGTCACCCGCCCGCCGGCGCTTACATCGATTCGGCGAACAGTTCGCGGCCGATCAGCATGCGGCGGATCTCGCTGGTGCCGGCACCGATCTCGTACAGCTTGGCGTCGCGCCACAGGCGACCGACCGGGTACTCATTGGTATAGCCCACGCCACCGAGGGCCTGAATCGCCTCACCAGCCATCCAGGTGGCCTTCTCGGCCGAATACAGAATCGCGCCAGCGGCATCCTTGCGCAATGCACGGGCGTGGTCGGCCCGGTCGCAGGCGCGGCCGACGGCATACACATAGGCGCGGGTGGCCATCCAGGTCGAGTACATGTCGGCGATCTTGCCCTGCATCAGCTGGAATTCGCCGATGGCCTGGCCGAACTGCTTGCGCTCGTGCACAAACGGCACGACCGCATCCATGCACGCCGCCATGATGCCCAGCGGGCCGCCGCACAGCACGGCGCGCTCGTAATCGAGGCCGCTCATCAGCACCTTGACGCCGCCACCGACCGTGCCCAGCACGTTCTCTTCGGGCACTTCGACATCATCGAAGAACAAGGGATAGGTGTTCGAGCCGCGCATGCCCAGCTTGTCGAGGTGGGTGCCGCAGGAGAAGCCTTTCATGCCCTTCTCGATGATGAAGGCGGTCATGCCTTTCGGGCCGGCGTTGAGGTCAGTCTTGGCGTAAACCACCAGGGTGTCGGCATCGCCGCCGTTGGTGATCCACATCTTCGAGCCGTTGAGCACATAACGGTCGCCCTTCTTGTCGGCGCGCAGGCGCATCGAGACCACGTCGGAGCCGGCATTCGGCTCGCTCATCGCCAATGCGCCCACATGGTCGCCGGAGATCAGCTTGGGCAGGTACTTCTGCTTCTGCGCGGCGGTGCCGTTACGACGGATCTGGTTGATGCACAGGTTGGAGTGGGCACCGTAGGACAGGCCCACCGAGGCCGAGGCGCGCGAGACTTCTTCCAGCGCCACGATGTGCGCCAGATAGCCCATCTGCGTGCCGCCGTATTCTTCCTCGGCGGTCATGCCGTGCAGACCGAGGTCGCCCAGCTTCTTCCACAGGTCGGCGGGGAACTCGTTCTTCTGGTCGATTTCGGCGGCGCGCGGGGCAATCTCGTTGCTGGCGAAATCCCACACGGCGTCGCGCAGCATGTCGATGGTCTCGCCCAGGTCGAAGTTCAGGCTCGGAATGTTCATCAATCAGTCTCCTCGTTCAGTCTCGTCCGGCCTCAGGCGACGCCTTTGCCGTGCATGGTCATCAGTGTCTGTTGCATTGTGGCACAGTGAGTTTTTCCTGCCGGGCCAAGCACATAGACCTCGGCGCGCGACACCACCAGCGAGCGCCCGGCGCGCAGCACCTGCCCCTCGGCGATCAGCCGTTCGCCCTGCGCCGGGGCCATCAGGTTGAGCTTGTATTCCACGGTCAGCACGCCCGCGTCGGCCGCCATCAGGGTGTAGCCGGCAAAGCCGCCGGCGTTGTCGGCCAGGGTGCCGACGATGCCGCCGTGGAAGAAGCCGTTCTGCTGCGCCAGCTCGGGCCGGAACGGCAGTTCGATCACGCAGCGTCCCGGCGCGACCGCCGTCAACGCGGCGCCGATGAAGTCCATCAAGGGCTGAGCATCGAAACCGGCGCGGATGCGGGCAGCGTAATCCGGATCCCGCGGGGTGAAGCTCGGAGCGGTCGTCATGGCCTTCTCTTTACGGCTTGTATTTACGTTTACGTAAACGTAAAATAAATTGCAAAAAAAACCAAGGCCTATGTGCCCCGGTTTTCGGGTTGATCCGACGTTCGGTCGTCAAGCAGGTCGCGGCACTGGCGCTCGAGCATGTCGATCTCGCCCAGCACCACCTCGATGTCCTCGAGTTGCTGGGCCAGGGCGGCTCGCCGCTCGCCGAGCACCTTGAGGAAGCGGTCGAGCTGCGGTGCGGTGTTGCTCGCGCCGCCGTACATGTCGAGGATTTCCTTGATCTCGGCCAGCGTCAGGCCGAGGCGCTTGCCGCGCAGCGACAGCTTCAGGCGGGTGCGGTCGGCCCGCGAATAGACCCGGGCACGGCCCGCACGATCGGGGGTCAACAGCCCTTGGTCTTCGTAGAAACGGATGGCGCGTGGCGTAATGCCGAATTCGCGCGCCAGCTCGGTGATGGTGTAGGTACGTTCGGCAGTCATCGATGTTGCGCCGCAAGGCATCCCGCGGCAACTTGGTTAATTAATTGTTTTTTATGAAACAATCGCCTTCCAGCGATTTATTCAGTTAATCAGAATTCAAACAACGAAGCAATCACCCCGGCAAGGAGAATCGCTCATGGCCCCCCCGGCACCATTGCATTTCCCGATTGACGACACCCCCGACGACGGCCAGTGGCTGAGCGTTGTGCCCGGCGTCCGCTGGCTGCGCATGCCTCTGCCCTTTGCGCTGGACCACATCAACCTGTGGCTGCTCGACGACGGTGACACGGTGACGATTGTCGACACCGGCTTCGGCCTGCCGGACATCCAGGCGTTGTGGACCGCCGCCCTGGCCCGCCTCGACAAACCCGTCTCGCGCATCATCGTCACCCACTACCACCCCGACCACCTCGGCCTGGCCGACTGGCTCGCCCAGCGCACCGGCGCGCCGATCTGGATGACCCAGGGTGAATTCCTCATGGGCCACGCCCTGTGGCATCAGTTGCCGGGCTTCACCACCGACGACATGCTCGCCCAGTTCCGCCGCCACGGCCTGGACGACGCCCGTCTCGACGCCCTGGCCCAGCGCGGCAACCGCTATCGCAGCGGCGTGCCCAGCCTGCCGCGGCACTACAACCGCCTGATCCATGGCGACCGGATCGCCATCGGCGGCCATGACTGGCAGGTGATCGTCGGCTACGGCCACGCCCCGGAGCATGCCGCCCTGTGGTGCCCGGCGTTGGACCTGCTGATCTCCGGCGACATGCTGCTGCCGCGCATCTCGACCAACGTCAGCGTCTTTGCTGCAACGCCCCATGACGATCCGCTACGCCGTTTTCTTGATTCAATACGTGACTTCAACGACTTGCCGGAGCGTACGC comes from Denitromonas sp. and encodes:
- a CDS encoding MBL fold metallo-hydrolase, giving the protein MAPPAPLHFPIDDTPDDGQWLSVVPGVRWLRMPLPFALDHINLWLLDDGDTVTIVDTGFGLPDIQALWTAALARLDKPVSRIIVTHYHPDHLGLADWLAQRTGAPIWMTQGEFLMGHALWHQLPGFTTDDMLAQFRRHGLDDARLDALAQRGNRYRSGVPSLPRHYNRLIHGDRIAIGGHDWQVIVGYGHAPEHAALWCPALDLLISGDMLLPRISTNVSVFAATPHDDPLRRFLDSIRDFNDLPERTLVLPSHGRPFQGIRARVEQLVAHHGERCDELLAACQTPRSAAELLETLFPRQLDTHQVMFAMGEAIAHLNYLVHGRELREVDDGGDVARFISTALPKH
- a CDS encoding acetyl-CoA C-acetyltransferase; its protein translation is MNDPVVIVSAARTPMGGFQGELSSLSAPQLGAAAIAAAVERAGLKPEQVEEVILGCVLPAGLGQAPARQAALGAGLPLSTGCATVSKVCGSGMKATMLAHDMLLAGSNQVIVAGGMESMSNAPYLLPKARGGYRLGHGQMIDHMFFDGLEDRYSKETNGRLMGTFAEDCAGHYSFSRQAQDEFAITSTTRAQDAINGTGFDWEVTPVTVSGRGGEVVVDKDEQPLKAKLDKIGTLKPAFAKDGTVTAANSSSISDGAAALTLMRRSTAESLCLKPIATIMGHATHAQEPRWFTTAPVGAMQKLLGKVGWGVGDVDLWEINEAFAVVTMAAMKELDLDHAKVNVNGGACALGHPIGASGARIIVTLLGALRARGLKRGVASLCIGGGEATAMAVEMA
- a CDS encoding MerR family DNA-binding transcriptional regulator; translated protein: MTAERTYTITELAREFGITPRAIRFYEDQGLLTPDRAGRARVYSRADRTRLKLSLRGKRLGLTLAEIKEILDMYGGASNTAPQLDRFLKVLGERRAALAQQLEDIEVVLGEIDMLERQCRDLLDDRTSDQPENRGT
- a CDS encoding PaaI family thioesterase; translation: MTTAPSFTPRDPDYAARIRAGFDAQPLMDFIGAALTAVAPGRCVIELPFRPELAQQNGFFHGGIVGTLADNAGGFAGYTLMAADAGVLTVEYKLNLMAPAQGERLIAEGQVLRAGRSLVVSRAEVYVLGPAGKTHCATMQQTLMTMHGKGVA
- a CDS encoding isovaleryl-CoA dehydrogenase — its product is MNIPSLNFDLGETIDMLRDAVWDFASNEIAPRAAEIDQKNEFPADLWKKLGDLGLHGMTAEEEYGGTQMGYLAHIVALEEVSRASASVGLSYGAHSNLCINQIRRNGTAAQKQKYLPKLISGDHVGALAMSEPNAGSDVVSMRLRADKKGDRYVLNGSKMWITNGGDADTLVVYAKTDLNAGPKGMTAFIIEKGMKGFSCGTHLDKLGMRGSNTYPLFFDDVEVPEENVLGTVGGGVKVLMSGLDYERAVLCGGPLGIMAACMDAVVPFVHERKQFGQAIGEFQLMQGKIADMYSTWMATRAYVYAVGRACDRADHARALRKDAAGAILYSAEKATWMAGEAIQALGGVGYTNEYPVGRLWRDAKLYEIGAGTSEIRRMLIGRELFAESM
- the can gene encoding carbonate dehydratase, whose product is MATTLRVLDTTHTAELEHVRQFFRNYAAWLGVDLCFQNFDAEMASLPGAYSAPDGRLFLAEVDGQPAGCVGIRKFSDGVCEMKRLYVEPSMRGQGVGRDLALAAIRTAQELGYKRIMLDTLPAMRIAVKLYRELGFTEAPAYYPTPIEGTIFLSLDLSSWSEDEIKNENLFHLFDYNRAWARQMGEVDPQFFEKLAHLQSPEYLWIGCADSRVPANQIVGLLPGEVFVHRNVANVVVHTDLNCLSVIQFAVDVLKVKHIMVVGHYGCGGVRAALNRDRVGLVDLWLRHVQDVHTKHMSMVGELPPEMRHDRLCELNVVEQVINVCQTVVVQDAWARGQKLTVHGWVYGLKDGLMNDLGLTVSRPQDLVPRYAAALEALR